A genomic segment from Phragmites australis chromosome 6, lpPhrAust1.1, whole genome shotgun sequence encodes:
- the LOC133921436 gene encoding syntaxin-22-like, whose translation MSFADLEAGALRAPRSRKARGPDDLRALVFQITTAVASYRRLLNSLGTPKDTPTLRDQLQKTSHNILQLSKDAKDKLWRAAEADKSIDTSADKRVADMKLAKDFAATMEEFRKLQNLAIQREMAYKPVVPQNAQSNYATGGVSGDSGDMPEQRALLAESKRQEVLQLDNEIVFNEAIIEEREQAIQEIQQQIGEVHEMFKDLATLVHTQGVIIEEIDTNIENSAAATKEAKTEVAKASKTQKSNSSLLCLLMVIFGVVLLVVIIVLAA comes from the exons ATGAGCTTCGCGGATCTGGAGGCGGGGGCGCTCAGAGCTCCCCGGAGCAGGAAGGCGAGGGGCCCCGACGACTTGCGCGCGCTCGTCTTCCAGATCACCACCGCTGTCGCCTCCTACCGCCGCCTCCTCAACTCGCTCGGCACGCCCAAGGACACCCCCACGCTCCGTGACCAACT GCAGAAGACTAGTCATAACATCCTTCAATTGTCAAAGGATGCGAAAGATAAGCTCTGGAGAGCTGCTGAAGCTGACAAGAGCATTGATACTAGT GCAGACAAGAGGGTAGCTGATATGAAGCTTGCCAAAGATTTCGCTGCTACAATGGAGGAGTTCAGGAAACTTCAAAATCTTGCGATTCAGAGGGAGATGGCATATAAGCCGGTTGTTCCCCAGAATGCTCAGTCAAA CTATGCTACAGGTGGCGTAAGTGGTGATTCTGGTGACATGCCTGAGCAGCGTGCATTACTTGCTGAATCAAAACG GCAAGAGGTGCTGCAATTGGATAATGAAATTGTTTTCAATGAAGCTATCATTGAGGAAAGGGAGCAAGCCATTCAAGAGATCCAGCAACAGATTGGTGAAGTACACGAAATGTTTAAGGATCTTGCTACACTTGTGCATACCCAAGGAGTTATAATTG AGGAGATCGACACGAACATTGAAAATTCTGCAGCAGCAACCAAAGAGGCAAAAACAGAAGTTGCCAAAGCGTCCAAGACTCAGAAATCAAATTCATCTCTG CTTTGCTTGCTTATGGTAATCTTTGGGGTCGTGCTGCTTGTTGTGATAATAGTTTTGGCAGCTTGA